The following are encoded in a window of Methanobrevibacter sp. genomic DNA:
- the cfbB gene encoding Ni-sirohydrochlorin a,c-diamide synthase, whose product MRIILAGTGSAVGKTTIATGIMKALSEKYNVQPFKVGPDYIDPSYHTLATGNTSRNLDSFFMKEGQVRDSYLKGMEGKDIAVIEGVRGLYEGIDSINDIGSTASVAKSLQAPVILIINSRSLVKSAAALVLGFKALDPEINIAGVILNKVKNKAHYEKTKRSIEEITNTEVIGGITRDDNISIEQRHLGLVPARERETSIKFIDIWSKTITESLDLDRLVEIAKSAPKITSERIPIWNKLNNQPVKIGVAYDEVFNFYYKENIEALEANNAKIEYFSPLNDEGLPDVDGLYIGGGYPELFSKELAKNTKMLSDIKKFHEDSRSIFAECGGLMYLMNSIHDDKQVNIYPYKAVLTDRVQALKYTIAEVKEDNIISKKGEVFHGHEFHYSKVIVDELKNPLAFKVTRGKGSYNNMDGFMEKNTLASYVHTHVAAMPNFAGNLTISARELGE is encoded by the coding sequence ATGAGAATTATACTAGCAGGAACCGGAAGTGCCGTTGGAAAAACCACAATTGCCACCGGAATAATGAAGGCACTAAGTGAAAAATATAATGTCCAGCCATTCAAGGTCGGACCGGACTATATAGACCCGTCATACCACACTTTAGCGACTGGAAACACTTCAAGAAACCTGGACTCATTTTTCATGAAGGAAGGTCAAGTAAGAGATTCCTACCTAAAAGGAATGGAAGGAAAAGACATTGCAGTCATCGAAGGAGTAAGGGGATTATATGAGGGAATCGATTCAATCAATGACATTGGAAGCACTGCTAGTGTAGCAAAATCCCTACAGGCACCGGTGATTTTAATCATCAACTCAAGAAGCCTTGTAAAAAGTGCAGCAGCACTGGTTTTAGGATTTAAAGCTCTAGACCCTGAAATAAACATTGCAGGCGTAATACTCAATAAAGTAAAAAACAAAGCACACTATGAAAAAACCAAAAGATCAATTGAAGAGATAACAAACACTGAAGTTATAGGCGGAATAACAAGAGACGATAATATCTCCATTGAACAGAGACACCTGGGCCTTGTTCCTGCACGTGAAAGGGAAACCTCAATCAAGTTCATCGACATATGGTCAAAAACAATAACCGAATCACTTGACCTGGACAGACTGGTTGAAATAGCCAAATCAGCGCCGAAAATCACCTCTGAAAGAATTCCGATATGGAACAAGTTAAACAATCAACCTGTTAAAATTGGCGTTGCATATGATGAGGTGTTCAATTTCTACTACAAGGAAAACATTGAAGCTTTGGAAGCAAACAATGCCAAAATCGAGTATTTCTCACCGCTGAATGATGAAGGCCTCCCTGATGTGGACGGACTATACATAGGCGGAGGATATCCCGAACTCTTTTCAAAGGAACTTGCCAAAAACACAAAAATGTTAAGTGACATTAAAAAGTTCCATGAAGACTCAAGGTCTATCTTTGCTGAATGCGGCGGGCTGATGTATCTTATGAACTCCATCCATGATGACAAACAAGTCAACATTTATCCGTATAAGGCTGTCCTGACAGACCGTGTACAGGCACTCAAATACACAATAGCTGAAGTTAAGGAAGACAACATTATATCCAAAAAAGGCGAAGTGTTCCACGGCCATGAATTCCATTACTCCAAAGTGATTGTGGATGAGCTTAAAAACCCTCTGGCATTTAAGGTTACAAGAGGAAAAGGATCATATAACAATATGGATGGTTTTATGGAAAAAAACACCCTTGCAAGCTATGTTCACACACATGTTGCAGCAATGCCTAATTTTGCAGGCAATCTAACAATTTCAGCCAGAGAACTCGGAGAATAA
- a CDS encoding P-loop NTPase fold protein, which yields MQFTLNDFPDTPFEPGRPVSPSNFKGRRNDCIKIIRYLPGVIKNGTPEHFFITGKRGMGKTSFVQYVSRIAEDNFQMIPIHFNNNDGSSVEELILKLIEKLSDEFDKGYWGKNFIGFLKRINDIKIAGNGFSLEKQESLIYDIKSNFAQLLIEICENFENKGIFFIIDDINGLSDNVEFTNWYKSLFESIQFNEYHIPVVFTLISYPKEFENLCLINESFSRIFRLIEIDKLEDEEIEEFFKYTFENMGYEFKDDKSLEAMIYYSWGMPLIMQQIGESVLWNIEEDAIINEKIAIEGILDASIELGNKQIKAKLNKIRSEHYEDILIKLGKYGLMEFQKSEVNDILIDSEKKVLNRFLQRVKELNIIESVGRENSGEYAFVNRLYFAYFLIRSINEKDN from the coding sequence ATGCAATTTACATTAAATGATTTTCCAGATACTCCCTTTGAACCAGGAAGACCAGTATCCCCATCAAATTTTAAAGGCAGGAGAAATGATTGTATCAAAATCATACGTTATCTTCCAGGAGTTATTAAAAATGGCACACCGGAACATTTTTTCATAACAGGAAAACGTGGAATGGGTAAAACTTCATTTGTTCAATATGTTTCAAGAATAGCTGAAGATAATTTTCAAATGATTCCAATACATTTCAATAATAATGACGGTTCAAGTGTTGAAGAACTAATTTTAAAACTTATCGAGAAATTATCCGATGAATTCGACAAAGGATACTGGGGAAAAAATTTTATAGGATTTTTAAAAAGGATTAATGATATTAAAATTGCCGGAAATGGATTTTCTTTAGAAAAACAAGAATCATTAATATATGACATTAAAAGTAATTTTGCACAATTACTTATAGAAATATGTGAAAATTTTGAAAATAAAGGAATATTTTTTATAATTGACGATATTAATGGATTATCAGACAATGTTGAATTCACAAATTGGTATAAAAGTCTGTTTGAATCAATACAATTTAATGAATATCATATCCCGGTAGTATTTACCTTAATAAGCTATCCTAAAGAATTTGAAAATTTATGTTTGATAAATGAATCATTTTCCAGAATATTCAGATTAATAGAAATTGACAAGTTGGAAGATGAAGAGATTGAGGAATTTTTTAAATATACCTTTGAAAATATGGGATATGAATTTAAAGATGACAAATCATTGGAAGCCATGATATACTACAGTTGGGGCATGCCATTAATTATGCAGCAAATTGGTGAATCAGTATTATGGAACATTGAAGAAGATGCAATAATTAATGAAAAAATTGCTATTGAAGGAATATTAGATGCTTCTATAGAATTAGGAAACAAACAGATTAAAGCAAAATTAAATAAAATCAGAAGCGAACATTACGAAGATATTCTCATTAAACTAGGAAAATATGGTCTAATGGAATTTCAAAAATCAGAAGTTAATGATATTTTAATTGATAGTGAAAAAAAAGTATTAAACAGATTTTTACAAAGAGTTAAAGAGTTAAATATTATTGAATCTGTTGGAAGGGAAAATAGTGGAGAATATGCTTTTGTTAACAGATTATATTTTGCATATTTCCTTATCAGATCCATTAATGAGAAAGATAATTGA
- a CDS encoding restriction endonuclease, which produces MEKPQLINFIAKVMEDSGFKVYKNFKTSQKVIDIYAILPTTIGDFGVVVACKNYEKEFRIGVDVLKEMEDVQASIKASKVTIVTSAYFSEQAKNYALRKNIKLVDRDNLLELAKKYQDRTNQTTLDNTPYDGGAAAYIDEEYPEYAYDASDMEYLMQRRNNNPYVYQNTLYRQIDEPQTGGLSSILNRVNRQRSSGSLDPYGQTNLYNYDTRASSLGVDSTVFRLISNPIVLVLLVVIFSYLISFIAGSLLGMDSGITGLIEMFVALALSYGLSLYTDRNADFIVKGTFVFFISLVILIILIFV; this is translated from the coding sequence TTGGAAAAACCACAATTAATTAATTTTATAGCGAAAGTAATGGAGGATTCTGGTTTTAAGGTTTATAAGAATTTTAAAACCTCTCAAAAAGTCATTGACATATACGCAATTCTACCCACAACAATTGGGGACTTTGGTGTAGTTGTAGCGTGTAAAAATTATGAAAAAGAGTTCAGAATTGGTGTAGATGTCCTGAAGGAAATGGAAGATGTGCAGGCAAGCATTAAGGCTTCCAAGGTAACTATTGTCACTTCAGCGTATTTTTCCGAGCAGGCTAAAAACTATGCTCTTAGAAAAAACATCAAGCTCGTTGACCGTGACAACCTTTTGGAACTTGCCAAAAAGTATCAGGACAGAACCAACCAGACAACTCTTGACAATACTCCTTATGACGGTGGAGCGGCAGCATATATCGATGAGGAATATCCGGAATATGCATATGATGCCTCTGATATGGAGTATCTGATGCAGAGAAGGAACAACAATCCTTATGTTTATCAAAACACTTTATACAGGCAGATTGATGAACCGCAAACAGGAGGATTATCTTCAATTTTAAATAGGGTTAACCGACAGAGAAGCAGTGGTAGCTTGGATCCTTACGGTCAAACCAATCTGTATAACTATGATACAAGAGCATCTTCATTAGGTGTTGATTCAACAGTATTCAGGCTCATCAGCAATCCGATTGTTCTGGTGTTACTTGTTGTAATCTTTTCATACCTGATATCATTCATTGCAGGCAGCTTGCTTGGAATGGATTCAGGCATTACCGGTCTGATTGAAATGTTTGTTGCATTGGCACTATCTTATGGATTGTCATTGTACACTGATAGAAATGCTGATTTTATAGTGAAAGGAACATTTGTGTTCTTCATTTCATTAGTTATATTGATAATATTGATTTTCGTTTAA
- a CDS encoding oligosaccharide repeat unit polymerase family protein: MKKYDFFNPLIVVAGILAFLAMGYVGSFNYRFDDPLDMGVILTVIFACIVFTAGFIISKHKINIENTEKYDFLSKNLLLSLTIIALILQTLNIILLGGIPLFNSTLKANATTNIWRVAYPLFLIALNFLLAKYYERKYLILIILGALIFGLNGYRTSVLGILGSSFITLYYLDKISKKFGILFIAIIIAGLMAVGYIASQSIAGQHWTLNPLELIFYRAAFTLEVFEKIIPLAGTTHGHILGMIFSSGSPRTFIGEYVLKYTVCLTSTLFGPVMLDFGYIGLTIQMLFMGLFLGLIHMIKKGIGIGIYSIILTHTIIWIETGPTDIMIWFLYLIGIAYIIISLKNS, encoded by the coding sequence ATGAAAAAATATGACTTTTTCAATCCACTGATTGTTGTAGCAGGCATACTTGCATTTCTGGCGATGGGATATGTCGGATCATTCAACTACAGATTTGATGACCCGCTAGACATGGGAGTTATTTTAACTGTTATTTTTGCATGCATAGTATTTACAGCAGGATTTATAATTTCAAAACATAAGATAAACATTGAAAATACAGAAAAATACGATTTTTTATCAAAGAACTTATTGTTAAGCTTGACAATCATTGCATTAATACTGCAGACACTTAATATAATATTACTGGGAGGAATACCATTATTCAACTCCACACTTAAGGCCAATGCAACAACAAACATCTGGAGAGTTGCATATCCTCTGTTTTTAATAGCCCTCAATTTCCTGCTTGCAAAATATTATGAGAGAAAATACCTGATTTTAATAATTCTAGGAGCATTGATATTTGGTCTTAACGGATACAGAACTTCCGTTCTGGGGATTTTAGGAAGTTCATTTATAACATTGTATTATCTTGATAAGATTTCCAAAAAATTTGGAATTCTCTTCATTGCAATAATCATAGCAGGACTTATGGCAGTGGGATACATCGCTTCACAGTCAATTGCAGGCCAGCACTGGACGCTCAATCCGCTGGAGCTTATTTTCTACCGTGCAGCATTTACACTTGAGGTATTTGAAAAAATCATTCCGCTGGCCGGAACAACTCATGGCCATATTCTTGGCATGATATTTTCATCAGGAAGCCCAAGGACATTCATCGGTGAATATGTGCTTAAGTATACTGTCTGTTTGACATCTACATTATTCGGACCGGTAATGCTTGATTTCGGATACATTGGCCTTACAATTCAGATGTTGTTTATGGGATTGTTTTTAGGATTAATCCACATGATAAAAAAAGGAATTGGAATCGGAATCTATTCCATAATACTGACACATACCATAATCTGGATTGAAACCGGTCCAACAGACATCATGATCTGGTTTTTATACCTAATCGGAATAGCCTATATAATCATCAGCCTAAAAAATAGTTAA